The following proteins are co-located in the Vicinamibacterales bacterium genome:
- a CDS encoding MBL fold metallo-hydrolase: MVIESACAPPFLKNGFVVSCERTREAIYIDPGDEVQDLLDYVARERLTVTGLLLTHAHVDHVSGVAAAKRALGAPIWLHPDDAWLYAHAVEQGAMFGYELEPPPPVDRYYDGPGPIRFGDYDVFVHHTPGHCPGNVCLQVGPRGVPGMDLFVGDTLFAGSIGRTDLPGGNYDVLMRAITGVLLPFGDDAVVRPGHGPDTTIGRERQTNPFLLDWAAATRG; encoded by the coding sequence ATGGTGATCGAGTCCGCGTGCGCGCCGCCCTTCCTCAAGAACGGCTTCGTCGTCAGCTGCGAGCGGACGCGCGAGGCCATCTACATCGATCCCGGGGACGAGGTCCAGGATCTGCTCGACTACGTCGCGCGCGAGCGGCTGACGGTGACGGGCCTCCTCCTCACCCACGCCCACGTGGACCACGTGTCTGGAGTGGCCGCGGCGAAGCGGGCCCTGGGCGCGCCGATCTGGCTGCACCCCGACGACGCCTGGCTCTACGCCCACGCCGTGGAGCAGGGCGCCATGTTCGGCTACGAGCTCGAGCCGCCGCCGCCGGTCGACCGCTACTACGACGGGCCGGGGCCGATCCGGTTCGGCGACTACGACGTGTTCGTGCATCACACGCCCGGCCACTGCCCGGGCAACGTGTGCCTCCAGGTGGGCCCGCGAGGGGTGCCGGGCATGGACCTCTTCGTCGGCGACACGCTGTTCGCCGGGTCGATCGGCCGGACAGATCTGCCCGGCGGGAACTACGACGTGCTGATGCGGGCCATCACCGGCGTGCTGCTGCCGTTCGGCGACGACGCGGTCGTCCGCCCCGGCCACGGCCCCGACACGACCATCGGCCGGGAGCGGCAGACCAACCCGTTCCTGCTCGACTGGGCCGCCGCCACCCGCGGCTGA
- a CDS encoding dihydrolipoamide acetyltransferase family protein translates to MSTPVVMPQMGESIAEGTIVRWIKKVGDSVDRDEPLFEISTDKVDAEIPSPAAGVLVEIAVKEGETVPVNSVVATIGAAGARPAAPPPPAANAAPPPAPVPEPAAPTAVAESAPAPAGSAAPAAAPEGRGQRSSPLVRRIAKEHGVDISRLNGSGAGGRVTKRDILEFLEHGPAEPAEAPAAPPAPSARPAAPPPVTLLAGDQVEPMSVMRRKIAEHMVFSKRTSAHVYSVFEVTYSGVDAIRKARKADYDRQGVKLTFTSFIAKAAVDTLRRHPVINASIDGDNVVYRRDVNLGIAVALEHGLIVPVIKNAGEKNILGLSRAIADVADRARAKKLNPDEVQGGTFTITNPGTFGAQFGLPIINQPQVAILGVGTIEKRPVVVDDMIGIRLKGYLTLGYDHRLVDGAVADQFMADLKRYIEEFDSAQV, encoded by the coding sequence ATGTCCACACCTGTTGTGATGCCCCAGATGGGCGAATCGATCGCCGAAGGGACCATCGTCCGGTGGATCAAGAAGGTTGGTGACAGCGTCGACCGCGACGAGCCGCTCTTCGAGATCTCCACCGACAAGGTGGACGCCGAGATCCCGTCGCCCGCCGCCGGCGTGCTCGTCGAGATCGCGGTGAAGGAAGGCGAGACGGTGCCCGTCAACAGCGTCGTCGCCACCATCGGCGCCGCCGGTGCCCGTCCGGCCGCCCCGCCCCCGCCTGCCGCCAACGCGGCCCCGCCGCCCGCTCCCGTTCCGGAACCGGCCGCGCCCACCGCGGTTGCCGAGTCCGCCCCCGCACCGGCAGGGTCCGCCGCGCCGGCGGCGGCGCCGGAAGGCCGCGGGCAGCGTTCCTCGCCGCTCGTCCGCCGGATCGCCAAGGAACACGGCGTGGACATCAGCCGCCTCAACGGCTCGGGCGCCGGCGGCCGCGTGACCAAGCGCGACATCCTCGAGTTCCTCGAACACGGCCCCGCCGAGCCGGCCGAGGCCCCCGCCGCCCCGCCCGCCCCGTCCGCCAGGCCCGCGGCGCCGCCACCGGTCACCCTGCTGGCCGGCGACCAGGTCGAGCCCATGTCGGTGATGCGCCGGAAGATCGCCGAGCACATGGTCTTCAGCAAGCGGACCTCGGCGCACGTCTACTCGGTGTTCGAGGTGACCTACAGCGGCGTGGACGCGATCCGGAAGGCGCGGAAGGCGGACTACGACCGTCAGGGCGTCAAGCTGACCTTCACGTCCTTCATCGCGAAGGCGGCGGTGGACACGCTGCGGCGGCATCCCGTCATCAACGCCTCGATCGACGGCGACAACGTGGTCTACAGGCGCGACGTCAACCTCGGGATCGCCGTGGCCCTCGAACACGGGCTCATCGTGCCGGTCATCAAGAACGCCGGTGAGAAGAACATCCTCGGCCTGTCGCGGGCGATTGCCGACGTGGCCGACCGCGCACGCGCCAAGAAGCTGAATCCCGACGAGGTGCAGGGCGGCACCTTCACCATCACGAACCCCGGCACCTTCGGCGCCCAGTTCGGGCTGCCGATCATCAACCAGCCGCAGGTGGCCATCCTGGGCGTCGGGACGATCGAGAAGCGCCCGGTGGTCGTGGACGACATGATCGGCATCAGGCTGAAGGGGTACCTCACCCTCGGCTACGACCACCGGCTCGTGGACGGCGCCGTCGCGGACCAGTTCATGGCCGACCTCAAGCGGTACATCGAGGAGTTCGATTCCGCGCAGGTATAG
- the queF gene encoding preQ(1) synthase, whose translation MSTGALETFPNPRPEREYEIAIACPEFTSMCPKTGLPDFGTITIRYVPAATCLELKALKYYLLAYRNQGIFYEAATNQILDDLVAACRPRRMTVVGDFTARGGITTKVTADYVG comes from the coding sequence ATGTCGACAGGTGCGCTCGAGACGTTCCCGAACCCTCGCCCCGAGCGTGAGTACGAGATCGCGATCGCGTGCCCCGAGTTCACGTCGATGTGTCCCAAGACGGGCCTGCCCGACTTCGGCACGATCACGATCCGCTACGTGCCCGCCGCCACTTGCCTCGAATTGAAGGCACTTAAGTACTACCTGCTCGCGTATCGCAATCAAGGCATCTTCTACGAAGCGGCGACGAACCAGATCCTCGACGATCTCGTCGCGGCCTGCCGGCCCAGGCGCATGACCGTGGTCGGCGACTTCACGGCGCGCGGCGGCATCACCACGAAGGTGACGGCGGACTACGTGGGCTGA
- a CDS encoding 2-dehydropantoate 2-reductase has translation MRIAIVGAGAVGGYFAARLSRAGQDVGVVARGAHLDAIRTEGLRVRSGALGDFTARVRASADPRDIGAVDLVMFAVKTYDTSAALPLVEPLLGPETAVLTLQNGVDSADELAAAVGAARVLGGTTYVATSLTAPGVITQTGTHRSIIFGEAFGDRQTVSRRVAAFEAVMAAADIQAQAVADARVPIWDKFVYLVPFSGFTGCARLPIGPLWRRADVRDAFYAAAREVAAVAEAEGVAISADRFERLREYMDGIPAATKSSLLVDLEQQKRIEVEALHGAALRRAAARGVHTPIVATLYALLAPWADGPPVR, from the coding sequence ATGCGCATCGCGATCGTGGGAGCTGGGGCAGTCGGCGGTTACTTCGCCGCGCGGCTGTCACGGGCGGGCCAGGATGTGGGCGTCGTCGCGCGCGGGGCACACCTGGACGCCATCAGGACCGAGGGGCTGCGGGTGCGCAGCGGTGCCCTGGGGGACTTCACGGCGCGGGTGCGCGCCTCGGCGGACCCGCGGGACATCGGCGCCGTGGACCTGGTAATGTTCGCGGTGAAGACCTACGACACCTCCGCCGCGCTGCCGCTCGTCGAGCCGCTCCTCGGCCCGGAGACCGCCGTCCTCACGCTGCAGAACGGCGTGGACTCCGCGGACGAGCTCGCCGCGGCCGTCGGCGCGGCCCGGGTCCTGGGCGGCACGACCTACGTCGCCACGTCGCTGACGGCCCCGGGAGTCATCACCCAGACCGGCACCCACCGCTCGATCATCTTCGGGGAGGCATTCGGCGACCGGCAGACGGTGTCCCGGCGGGTCGCCGCGTTCGAGGCCGTCATGGCGGCGGCCGACATCCAGGCCCAGGCCGTCGCCGACGCGCGCGTGCCCATCTGGGACAAGTTCGTGTACCTGGTGCCGTTCTCCGGGTTCACCGGGTGCGCCAGGCTGCCCATCGGTCCGCTGTGGCGCCGCGCCGACGTGCGCGACGCGTTCTACGCGGCCGCCCGCGAGGTGGCGGCCGTCGCCGAGGCGGAGGGCGTGGCGATCTCGGCCGACCGCTTCGAGCGGCTCCGCGAGTACATGGACGGCATTCCCGCCGCCACGAAGTCGTCGTTGCTCGTGGATCTCGAGCAGCAGAAGCGTATCGAGGTGGAGGCCCTGCACGGCGCCGCGCTGCGGCGGGCGGCGGCGCGAGGCGTCCACACGCCGATCGTCGCGACCCTCTACGCGCTGCTCGCGCCGTGGGCCGACGGTCCGCCCGTCAGATGA
- a CDS encoding SDR family oxidoreductase encodes MAVAFVTGGTRGIGLAVVKALVARGDSVALTGTSIESAQRAETAVALAAGDATRVMGLECDVRDAGAVRRAIDAATQRFGGLDLLVNNAGVGVGAPIADLDEAEWHRLIDTNLTGVFHCCRTALPHLKARGGGWIVNVSSLAGKNPFVGGAAYCATKAGLDAFSEALMQEVRHDGIRVAQICPGSVATGFSGRAPDAGADWKLHPEDVAAAVLHLLSHPARSLPSRIEIRPARPPRK; translated from the coding sequence ATGGCGGTAGCGTTCGTCACGGGGGGGACGCGGGGCATCGGCCTCGCGGTCGTGAAAGCGTTGGTGGCGCGCGGCGACTCGGTGGCGCTGACCGGCACGTCGATCGAGTCGGCGCAGCGGGCCGAGACGGCCGTCGCGCTCGCCGCCGGTGACGCCACCCGCGTCATGGGCCTCGAGTGCGACGTCCGCGACGCGGGGGCCGTCCGCCGGGCCATCGACGCCGCGACCCAGCGGTTCGGCGGCCTCGACCTGCTCGTGAACAACGCGGGCGTCGGCGTCGGCGCGCCCATCGCCGATCTCGACGAGGCCGAGTGGCATCGCCTCATCGACACGAACCTGACCGGGGTCTTCCACTGCTGCCGGACCGCGCTGCCGCATCTCAAGGCCCGCGGCGGCGGCTGGATCGTGAACGTCAGCAGCCTGGCCGGCAAGAACCCCTTCGTCGGCGGCGCCGCCTACTGCGCGACCAAGGCCGGTCTCGACGCCTTCAGCGAGGCCCTGATGCAGGAAGTACGGCACGACGGAATCCGCGTCGCCCAGATCTGCCCGGGCTCTGTGGCGACGGGCTTCAGCGGCAGGGCGCCGGACGCGGGCGCCGACTGGAAGCTGCACCCCGAGGACGTGGCTGCTGCGGTCCTGCACCTCCTGTCCCATCCGGCGCGGAGCCTGCCCAGCCGCATCGAGATCCGGCCCGCCCGTCCGCCGAGGAAGTAG
- a CDS encoding sigma-54 dependent transcriptional regulator, which produces MSSPRKTVMVVDADESSRERLGQVLRRDYRLLRAGSAEAALGMIGRDGVDVVLADRTLPGVSGFDFLRIVRENYPLAEFVMIADAPDVDAAVTAVKLGAYHFLVKSAAPEAVLSIVGHASERQDLNRKVMVLADEVRDRSGDREFVSGPSPAIREVLESVHKVAMLSATVLIQGESGTGKELVARMIHRHSEQPEGPFIAVNLAAIPRELVESTLFGHEKGAFTGAVRQQIGKFELAHGGTLFLDEIGELKVDLQAKLLRAIQEGEIERVGGGKPLKVEFRLVAATNVDLERAVKDGSFREDLYYRIRVIPIRIPPLRERIEDLPELVRFFLERYNTRFRKKVEGVSTSALQMLQNYWWPGNIRELENLIERLVATCDHDWITDGDLPFELQVADLDRQGGGASLLDRALMTFERNYIIRALERSRWNVTQTAKYLGIPLSTLKFKMDRLELKDITRRIRAGG; this is translated from the coding sequence ATGTCGTCCCCGCGCAAGACCGTGATGGTCGTCGACGCCGACGAGTCGAGCCGCGAGCGCCTCGGGCAGGTGCTGCGGCGCGACTACCGGCTGCTGCGCGCCGGATCCGCCGAGGCCGCCCTGGGGATGATCGGACGCGACGGCGTGGACGTCGTGCTCGCCGATCGCACCCTGCCGGGCGTGAGCGGATTCGACTTCCTGCGGATCGTCCGCGAGAACTATCCCCTGGCCGAGTTCGTGATGATCGCCGACGCGCCCGACGTCGACGCGGCCGTCACGGCCGTGAAGCTCGGCGCGTATCACTTCCTCGTGAAGTCCGCGGCGCCCGAAGCGGTGCTGTCGATCGTCGGTCACGCCTCCGAGCGGCAGGACCTGAACCGCAAGGTGATGGTGCTCGCCGACGAGGTCCGCGATCGGAGCGGCGACCGGGAGTTCGTGTCGGGCCCCAGTCCGGCCATCCGGGAAGTCCTCGAGAGCGTGCACAAGGTGGCGATGCTGTCGGCCACCGTGCTCATCCAGGGCGAGAGCGGGACCGGCAAGGAACTGGTGGCACGGATGATCCACCGCCACTCCGAACAGCCCGAGGGCCCGTTCATCGCCGTGAACCTCGCCGCCATCCCGCGCGAGCTCGTCGAGAGCACGCTCTTCGGTCACGAGAAGGGCGCGTTCACGGGCGCCGTCCGCCAGCAGATCGGCAAGTTCGAGCTGGCGCACGGCGGGACCCTGTTCCTGGACGAGATCGGCGAGCTCAAGGTGGACCTGCAGGCGAAGCTGCTGCGCGCGATCCAGGAAGGCGAGATCGAACGGGTGGGCGGGGGCAAGCCGCTCAAGGTGGAGTTCCGCCTGGTCGCCGCCACCAACGTGGACCTGGAGCGGGCCGTGAAGGACGGCTCGTTCCGGGAGGACCTCTACTACCGCATCCGGGTCATCCCGATCCGCATTCCGCCGCTGCGTGAGCGGATCGAGGACCTGCCGGAGCTCGTGCGCTTCTTCCTCGAGCGCTACAACACGCGGTTCCGCAAGAAGGTGGAGGGCGTGTCCACCTCGGCGCTGCAGATGCTCCAGAACTACTGGTGGCCCGGCAACATCCGCGAGCTCGAGAACCTGATCGAACGGCTCGTCGCCACGTGCGACCACGACTGGATCACCGACGGCGATCTCCCCTTCGAGCTGCAGGTCGCGGACCTCGATCGCCAGGGCGGCGGCGCGAGCCTGCTCGACCGCGCGCTGATGACGTTCGAGCGCAACTACATCATCCGCGCGCTCGAGCGGAGTCGCTGGAACGTGACCCAGACCGCCAAGTATCTGGGCATCCCGCTCAGCACGCTGAAATTCAAGATGGACCGGCTGGAGCTGAAGGACATCACGCGCCGGATCCGCGCCGGCGGGTAG
- a CDS encoding HU family DNA-binding protein, which translates to MGKSELFSHFSEKFELKRTQVREIFEEMTVLCEKELKRSGEFVIPGMVKLVVQKRKARTGRNPATGAPITIPAKTVVKARIVKQLKDAVLPRK; encoded by the coding sequence ATGGGCAAGTCGGAGCTCTTCTCGCATTTCTCCGAGAAGTTCGAGTTGAAGCGGACGCAGGTGCGGGAGATCTTCGAAGAGATGACCGTGCTCTGCGAGAAGGAACTGAAGCGCTCGGGCGAGTTCGTCATCCCGGGCATGGTCAAGCTGGTCGTCCAGAAGCGGAAGGCCCGGACCGGCCGGAACCCGGCCACCGGCGCGCCGATCACGATTCCGGCGAAGACGGTCGTCAAGGCCCGTATCGTCAAGCAGTTGAAGGACGCCGTCCTGCCCCGCAAGTAA
- a CDS encoding POTRA domain-containing protein, producing the protein MRRLVTAACLAVVASAGLAAQAVPPIAEIRVHGNHSTPDAEVVALSGLAVGQPSSDEVLDAARARIEASGRFASVDVRRLERSIDVPDDIMVMLLVEERPGVTPDDLMPGWWSRLSYKRMWAPVLRYDEGYGLTYGLQPAMEDVFGPHSRIAIPATWGGERRIGVEAERTFTGPVISRIKAGADLRRSEHPAFDRVEERVGYFARVERALAPGLRLGAEGAHDRVRFAGAREDVNRLTADLLLDTRTDPAFPRNAVWGRAAIDRLDVATGGRRRMRADASGALGLPFGSALTLRGFLTTSDGALPPYEQTMIGGGLATRGFRRGYRVGDNAAGASLTWALPFGSPLAVVRHGVRTFVDWGAVYDAGSKLSDASFDRGAGVGWFANLMAFNAYVDVARGRGQGTWRVHVRFGTGF; encoded by the coding sequence ATGAGGCGGCTCGTCACCGCCGCCTGCCTGGCCGTCGTCGCATCGGCGGGTCTGGCCGCGCAGGCCGTGCCGCCGATCGCCGAGATCCGCGTCCACGGCAACCACTCCACGCCGGACGCCGAGGTCGTGGCCCTGTCGGGCCTGGCGGTCGGCCAGCCGTCCTCGGACGAGGTGCTCGACGCGGCGCGCGCTCGCATCGAGGCCAGCGGACGCTTCGCGTCGGTGGACGTCCGGCGGCTCGAGCGATCGATCGACGTCCCCGACGACATCATGGTGATGCTGCTCGTCGAAGAGCGGCCCGGGGTGACGCCCGACGACCTCATGCCCGGGTGGTGGTCGCGCCTGTCGTACAAGCGCATGTGGGCACCCGTGCTGCGCTACGACGAGGGCTACGGCCTCACCTACGGTCTCCAGCCGGCGATGGAGGACGTATTCGGTCCCCACAGCCGGATCGCGATTCCAGCCACGTGGGGTGGCGAGCGCCGCATCGGCGTGGAGGCGGAGCGAACGTTCACGGGTCCCGTGATCTCCCGTATCAAGGCCGGCGCGGACCTGCGGCGCAGCGAGCACCCGGCGTTCGACCGCGTGGAAGAACGCGTCGGCTACTTTGCGCGAGTGGAGCGCGCGCTGGCCCCGGGGCTCCGGCTGGGCGCCGAAGGCGCACACGACCGCGTGCGGTTCGCCGGGGCTCGCGAGGACGTGAACCGGCTCACCGCGGACCTGCTGCTCGACACCCGCACCGATCCGGCGTTCCCCCGGAATGCCGTCTGGGGCCGGGCCGCCATCGACCGGCTGGACGTGGCGACAGGCGGGCGGCGCCGCATGCGGGCGGATGCCTCGGGCGCCCTCGGCCTGCCGTTCGGCTCCGCGCTGACGCTCCGGGGCTTCCTGACGACGAGCGACGGCGCGCTGCCGCCGTACGAGCAGACCATGATCGGCGGCGGCCTGGCCACGCGCGGCTTCCGCCGCGGCTACCGTGTCGGCGACAACGCTGCGGGCGCGTCGCTGACGTGGGCCCTGCCGTTCGGATCGCCGCTCGCCGTCGTGCGCCACGGCGTCCGGACGTTCGTCGACTGGGGCGCCGTCTACGACGCCGGCAGCAAGCTGTCCGACGCCTCCTTCGACCGCGGCGCCGGCGTGGGCTGGTTCGCGAACCTCATGGCCTTCAACGCGTACGTGGACGTCGCGAGGGGCCGGGGCCAGGGCACGTGGCGCGTGCACGTGCGCTTCGGGACGGGCTTCTGA
- the lpdA gene encoding dihydrolipoyl dehydrogenase — translation MASAYDVVVVGAGTGGYVAAIRAAQLGLKVAVVERQKALGGTCLIWGCIPTKALLEHAHALKVAQAAREWGLTGVDGGKVGIDMPAVHARKDKMITGLTGGIESLFKKHKIDWIKGTARLIGGKAVEVTLHDGGTQAITAGRELVVATGSAPRSVPGIDVDRTRIIFSDEAIHLPYVPKSIAIMGSGAVGVEFASIFRSYGSEVTVVELLPKLVPSEDEAVSNELERTFKKRGIKAYTGTKVTAAKATATGVDLTMEKAEGKTDALSVELLLVATGRGPVTDGLGADAVGLKMDRGYIVVDSLFRTSVPGISAIGDVITMGGPHYQLAHVSSMEGVLLAERIAGHDVQPINYDHVPRCTYCDPEIGSVGLTEAQAKAAGHDVRVGSFPFRALGRARMAGETDGFVKIVAEKKYDEVLGVHIIGPRATELIAEAVLALRLECTVEELVKTIHAHPTMSEAMGEAAHAAHGAAIHI, via the coding sequence GTGGCGAGCGCATATGACGTCGTGGTGGTGGGAGCCGGCACTGGGGGCTACGTGGCAGCCATCCGCGCCGCGCAGCTCGGCTTGAAGGTGGCCGTGGTGGAGCGCCAGAAGGCGCTCGGCGGCACGTGCCTCATCTGGGGCTGCATTCCCACGAAGGCCCTGCTCGAGCACGCGCACGCGCTCAAGGTCGCCCAGGCCGCCAGGGAGTGGGGGCTCACCGGCGTGGACGGCGGCAAGGTGGGCATCGACATGCCGGCGGTGCACGCGCGCAAGGACAAGATGATCACGGGGCTCACCGGCGGCATCGAGAGCCTCTTCAAGAAGCACAAGATCGACTGGATCAAGGGCACGGCCCGGCTCATCGGCGGGAAGGCGGTCGAGGTCACCCTCCACGACGGCGGGACCCAGGCGATCACGGCCGGCCGCGAGCTCGTGGTGGCGACGGGGTCGGCGCCGCGGTCGGTGCCGGGCATCGACGTGGATCGGACGCGCATCATTTTCAGCGACGAGGCCATCCACCTGCCCTACGTGCCCAAATCGATCGCCATCATGGGCAGCGGCGCCGTCGGCGTCGAGTTCGCGTCGATCTTCAGGAGCTACGGGAGCGAGGTGACGGTCGTCGAGCTCCTGCCGAAGCTCGTGCCCTCGGAGGACGAAGCCGTCTCGAACGAGCTCGAGCGCACCTTCAAGAAGCGTGGCATCAAGGCATACACGGGGACGAAAGTCACGGCTGCGAAGGCCACGGCGACGGGCGTCGACCTGACGATGGAGAAGGCCGAAGGGAAGACGGACGCGCTCTCGGTCGAGCTGCTGCTGGTCGCGACGGGCCGGGGCCCGGTCACCGACGGTCTCGGCGCCGACGCCGTGGGCCTGAAGATGGACCGTGGCTACATCGTGGTCGACTCGCTGTTCCGGACCAGCGTCCCCGGGATCTCCGCGATCGGCGACGTCATCACGATGGGCGGGCCGCACTACCAGCTCGCGCACGTCTCGTCGATGGAGGGCGTCCTGCTGGCCGAACGGATCGCCGGCCACGACGTCCAGCCCATCAACTACGACCACGTGCCGCGCTGCACCTACTGCGACCCCGAGATCGGCAGCGTGGGTCTGACCGAGGCCCAGGCGAAGGCCGCCGGCCACGACGTGCGCGTGGGCAGTTTCCCGTTCCGCGCGCTCGGCCGCGCGCGCATGGCGGGGGAGACGGACGGCTTCGTCAAGATCGTGGCCGAGAAGAAGTACGACGAGGTGCTGGGCGTGCACATCATCGGCCCGCGCGCCACCGAGCTCATCGCCGAGGCCGTCCTGGCGCTGCGGCTCGAGTGCACGGTGGAGGAGCTGGTCAAGACCATCCATGCCCATCCCACCATGTCCGAGGCGATGGGCGAGGCCGCACACGCCGCGCACGGCGCCGCCATTCACATCTGA
- a CDS encoding AAA family ATPase, which yields MRRPFDMVVSFLGTKGGTGTTMLAVNCAAELHRLTGKPTVVVDLKPGTGDVGLFLGVRSRFTVLELLDELAWLDPDAVRAQLAQHACGIHVLPGSGDYGRPSSADAVEVEHVIELLRRTHDYVVLDTGSQLSAVSAAALHGSDEVHLVANPDLPCLRNLQRLRDLVRLAGVPEDRVRYVLNRASSAAVVPLREIEVALGRHIDHRFTSDYRTVATALNAGVPLSTLKSGVLGSEVERLARAIAARHLPAA from the coding sequence ATGCGACGGCCGTTCGACATGGTCGTGTCGTTCCTGGGGACGAAGGGTGGCACCGGCACCACGATGCTCGCCGTCAACTGCGCGGCCGAACTGCATCGCCTCACGGGCAAGCCGACTGTCGTGGTCGATCTCAAGCCGGGCACCGGAGACGTCGGCCTGTTCCTCGGCGTGCGGTCGCGTTTCACGGTGCTCGAACTGCTGGACGAGCTCGCATGGCTGGACCCGGATGCCGTGCGCGCCCAGCTCGCGCAGCACGCGTGCGGCATCCACGTCCTGCCGGGTAGCGGCGACTACGGTCGGCCCAGCTCCGCGGACGCGGTCGAGGTGGAGCACGTCATCGAACTGCTGCGCCGCACGCACGACTACGTGGTCCTCGACACCGGCAGCCAGTTGAGCGCGGTGTCGGCCGCGGCGCTGCACGGCTCCGACGAGGTGCACCTCGTGGCGAACCCCGATCTGCCGTGCCTTCGCAACCTGCAGCGCCTGCGCGACCTCGTGCGCCTCGCCGGCGTGCCGGAGGACCGCGTGCGCTACGTGCTCAACCGCGCGTCGAGCGCGGCCGTCGTGCCGCTGCGCGAGATCGAGGTCGCGCTCGGGCGTCACATCGACCATCGCTTCACCAGCGACTACCGCACCGTGGCGACGGCGCTCAACGCCGGCGTGCCGTTGTCCACGTTGAAGTCCGGCGTGCTGGGCAGCGAGGTGGAACGACTGGCGCGCGCGATCGCGGCGCGCCACCTCCCGGCCGCGTAA
- a CDS encoding sigma-70 family RNA polymerase sigma factor: MPRTSSDAALLERLQAGDESALTDLARTYGARVYQLAFRYTRNKEDAEEIVQDVLLKVRDNIDAFRGDAALSSWIYRITFNAAMSRLRSTRSARIHEVPADPAPAHDEGVARQTEPADWTGLGDDLVHRRQLREALRAAVAELPAIYRAPVILRDLRGLSTEEASRQLNVKDQTLKSRLHRGRLILRDRLAHFAGGLSLHSPITAC, translated from the coding sequence GTGCCACGAACCTCCAGCGATGCCGCGCTCTTGGAGCGCCTGCAGGCCGGCGACGAGTCGGCCCTGACCGACCTGGCCCGTACTTACGGGGCCCGGGTCTACCAGCTCGCCTTCCGGTACACCCGGAACAAGGAAGACGCCGAAGAGATCGTCCAGGACGTCCTGCTGAAGGTGCGGGACAACATCGACGCCTTCCGCGGAGATGCCGCCCTGTCGTCCTGGATCTACCGCATCACGTTCAACGCCGCCATGTCGCGCCTCCGCTCGACGCGTTCGGCCCGCATCCACGAGGTCCCGGCCGACCCGGCCCCCGCCCATGACGAGGGGGTGGCGCGTCAGACCGAGCCCGCGGACTGGACAGGACTGGGCGACGACCTGGTCCACCGGCGCCAGCTGCGCGAGGCGCTCCGGGCCGCGGTGGCCGAGCTGCCCGCCATCTACCGGGCGCCGGTGATCCTGAGGGACCTGCGCGGGCTGTCCACCGAAGAGGCGAGCCGCCAGCTGAACGTGAAGGACCAGACGTTGAAGTCGCGGCTGCACCGCGGGCGGCTCATCCTGCGGGACCGTCTGGCCCACTTCGCCGGCGGCCTGTCGCTGCACTCGCCGATTACGGCCTGCTGA
- the lipB gene encoding lipoyl(octanoyl) transferase LipB has protein sequence MPQRPVVVRCLGTVPYEDALALQQSLVDRRKRGEIPDTLLLLQHPHVVTLGVRGDGGRGHILAPAARLAELGVRVVETGRGGDVTYHGPGQLVAYPIVDLDPDRRDVHRYVRDLEEVMIRVCATFGLAAGRIPGKTGTWLHLPVESTESTSGAAAKIGAIGVRISRWVTSHGIALNVWTDLEYFRLIVPCGIAEYGVTSLERELGARIPMEDVEARFVQKFGDVFGRRIVLADPAAE, from the coding sequence ATGCCGCAGCGCCCGGTGGTAGTCAGATGCCTGGGGACGGTCCCCTACGAGGACGCCCTCGCGCTGCAGCAGTCGCTCGTCGACCGGCGCAAGCGCGGCGAGATTCCCGACACGCTGCTCCTGCTGCAGCACCCGCACGTGGTGACGCTGGGCGTGCGGGGCGATGGCGGTCGCGGCCACATCCTGGCGCCGGCGGCGCGGTTGGCCGAACTGGGCGTCCGGGTGGTCGAGACCGGCCGCGGGGGCGACGTGACCTATCACGGCCCGGGACAGCTCGTGGCCTATCCGATCGTCGACCTGGATCCGGACCGGCGGGACGTCCACCGCTACGTGCGGGACCTCGAAGAGGTGATGATCCGCGTGTGCGCCACCTTCGGACTCGCGGCCGGTCGCATCCCTGGCAAGACCGGCACCTGGCTGCACCTGCCCGTCGAGTCCACCGAATCGACGTCCGGCGCGGCCGCCAAGATCGGCGCGATCGGCGTCCGGATCTCGCGCTGGGTCACGAGCCACGGCATCGCGTTGAATGTCTGGACGGACCTTGAGTATTTTCGGCTGATTGTTCCGTGCGGCATCGCGGAGTACGGCGTGACCTCCCTCGAACGCGAACTCGGGGCGCGAATCCCGATGGAGGACGTCGAGGCACGGTTCGTGCAGAAGTTCGGAGACGTCTTCGGCCGACGTATAGTGTTGGCCGACCCGGCGGCCGAATGA